From the Ctenopharyngodon idella isolate HZGC_01 chromosome 3, HZGC01, whole genome shotgun sequence genome, one window contains:
- the LOC127508778 gene encoding LOW QUALITY PROTEIN: hydroperoxide isomerase ALOXE3-like (The sequence of the model RefSeq protein was modified relative to this genomic sequence to represent the inferred CDS: deleted 1 base in 1 codon) encodes MMIYTVTAHTGKQLLAGTTSLIYIQLRGTEAESEEQNLNHLQGFWQGSERAFKIHCKASLGELVSVEIYSKPFMCLLYNQWFCDKILIKTPEGDEILFPCYSWLDSNERLILRPAKASLVFQDINPIAQRQRTRHLEEQQKLFRWRVYAEGTPQVIDYDIALALPAEVRFSFAKETEFNFNAGKQLAALKLTGLADSRRSWKNLSQLEVILCEKVKTIEYIQEHWDEDEFFGYQFLNGLNPMMIQRCSKLPENFPVTNDMVKDSLRGSSLEQEMKKGNIFLSDYKMLDGLAGNVVSGRQQYLTAPLVLLYSNPHGMMLPIAIQLRQKPSKENPIFLPTDSKADWKLAKIFVRNAEFGVHEVDFHLLRTHLLAEVFTMATLRNLPPPHPLYKLLFPHIRYTLQINIMARNRLISKDGVITMYAGVGGESLATLLKRATASLTYSALCLPDNISERGLENVPHYYYRDDGMKLWNIINKFVAAFLSHYYQSDAHVQEDTELQRWISEIFTNGFLGRDGSGIPSSLQTVTELVKFVTMVIFTASAQHAAVNNGQFDFGGWMPNFPSALRKPPPKEKGQTTEDTILETLPDVSTTVNGMAVLRLLSKDSADHYPLGQFPENLYDEDVPCKLIEEFQKDLRELSDLIEERNKNLELPYTYLNPKNVDNSVAI; translated from the exons GAGCGAGCATTTAAGATACACTGTAAGGCGTCACTGGGAGAGCTCGTATCTGTCGAGATCTACTCCAAGCCGTTTATGTGTCTTCTTTACAACCAGTGGTTCTGCGATAAGATCTTGATCAAGACGCCCGAAGGTGACGAGATTTTGTTTCCGTGCTACAGCTGGCTTGACAGCAACGAGAGGCTCATTTTAAGACCTGCTAAAG CTTCACTCGTGTTCCAAGACATCAACCCAATAGCCCAAAGACAAAGGACGAGGCATCTAGAAGAGCAACAAAAGTTATTTAG GTGGCGCGTGTATGCTGAGGGCACACCCCAAGTTATCGATTACGACATTGCACTTGCTCTGCCAGCTGAAGTCCGATTCTCTTTTGCAAAGGAAACCGAGTTTAACTTCAATGCTGGAAAGCA GTTAGCTGCTCTGAAGCTAACTGGATTAGCTGACAGCAGAAGATCGTGGAAAAACCTGAGCCAACTGGAAGTAATTCTTTGTGAAAAAGTGAAAACCATTG AATACATTCAGGAGCACTGGGATGAGGACGAGTTCTTTGGCTACCAGTTTCTGAATGGCCTAAATCCCATGATGATCCAGCGCTGCTCAAAGCTGCCCGAGAATTTCCCCGTCACAAACGACATGGTCAAAGACTCCCTAAGAGGGAGCAGCTTGGAGCAGGAGATGAAG AAAGGGAACATCTTCCTGTCTGACTATAAGATGTTGGATGGGCTGGCGGGAAATGTAGTCAGTGGCAGGCAGCAGTACCTCACGGCTCCCCTGGTCCTGCTGTACAGTAACCCCCATGGCATGATGCTGCCTATCGCCATACAG TTAAGGCAAAAGCCCAGCAAAGAGAATCCCATCTTCCTCCCAACGGATTCAAAGGCAGATTGG AAACTGGCCAAGATCTTCGTCCGAAATGCAGAGTTTGGCGTTCACGAGGTCGACTTTCACCTGCTGAGAACTCACCTGCTGGCAGAGGTGTTCACCATGGCAACGTTGCGCAATCTTCCACCTCCACACCCTCTCTACAAG CTCCTCTTTCCCCATATCCGATACACGCTCCAGATCAACATCATGGCCCGGAATCGGCTGATATCCAAGGATGGGGTCATTACCATG TATGCAGGAGTAGGCGGAGAGTCATTGGCAACGTTGCTGAAGCGTGCTACTGCCTCCCTGACCTACAGCGCCCTCTGTCTTCCTGATAACATCTCTGAAAGAGGCCTGGAGAATGTACCCCACTACTACTACAGAGATGATGGGATGAAACTGTGGAACATCATCAACAA GTTTGTTGCGGCTTTCTTGTCACACTACTATCAAAGTGATGCACACGTGCAGGAGGACACAGAGCTGCAGCGATGGATCAGTGAGATATTCACCAATGGCTTCCTGGGAAGAGATGGCTCAG GAATACCATCATCTCTTCAGACTGTGACAGAGCTCGTCAAGTTTGTCACCATGGTGATCTTCACTGCATCAGCCCAACATGCCGCTGTAAACAATGGACAG TTTGACTTTGGCGGCTGGATGCCTAACTTCCCCAGTGCCCTCAGAAAGCCCCCTCCCAAGGAGAAAGGCCAGACCACTGAGGACACGATCCTGGAGACCCTTCCTGATGTGAGCACGACGGTGAATGGGATGGCTGTCCTGAGACTGCTGAGCAAGGATTCTGCAGACCAT TACCCTCTGGGACAGTTCCCAGAAAATCTGTATGATGAAGACGTCCCCTGCAAGCTCATCGAAGAGTTTCAAAAGGATCTGAGGGAGTTGTCGGATCTCATCGAGGAGCGGAACAAGAATTTGGAGCTTCCCTACACCTATCTGAACCCCAAAAATGTGGACAACAGTGTAGCCATTTGA